In one window of Sandaracinaceae bacterium DNA:
- the modA gene encoding molybdate ABC transporter substrate-binding protein translates to MRTHSRLRHIAELGWGAHLTLLALLALGAPGCGGEARDDPGVSAARHELVVFAAASLREAFGELGARFERQHPGTHVVLHFAGTQALRAQLELGAHADVLASADERHMEALRRAGLVDAPQVFAHNELVLVVSREAQAWLHSLADLPRAERVVLGTEQVPAGRYASALLERADSALGPGYREQVLAHVVSRELDVRQVLHKVVLGEADAAFVYGTDARSAGARVAVVRVPPELAVTATYPIARVSNGAAPDLASAFVALVLSEQGQASLTEAGFVAAATAPNAEGTP, encoded by the coding sequence GTGCGGACACACTCACGCCTCCGACACATCGCGGAGCTCGGCTGGGGCGCGCATCTCACGCTGCTCGCGCTGCTCGCGCTGGGCGCGCCGGGCTGCGGTGGTGAGGCTCGCGACGACCCGGGCGTCTCGGCCGCGCGCCACGAGCTGGTCGTCTTCGCGGCGGCCTCCCTACGGGAGGCCTTCGGCGAGCTGGGCGCGCGCTTCGAGCGGCAGCACCCGGGCACGCACGTCGTGCTCCACTTCGCGGGTACGCAGGCCTTGCGGGCACAGCTGGAGCTCGGGGCGCACGCCGACGTGCTGGCGTCCGCCGACGAGCGCCACATGGAGGCGCTGCGCCGGGCGGGCCTGGTGGATGCGCCGCAGGTCTTCGCGCACAACGAGCTGGTGCTCGTAGTGTCGCGAGAAGCCCAGGCGTGGCTCCACAGCCTGGCGGACCTGCCGCGCGCCGAGCGCGTGGTGCTCGGGACGGAGCAGGTACCCGCCGGACGCTACGCGTCGGCGCTGCTCGAGCGAGCGGACAGTGCGCTCGGCCCTGGCTACCGGGAGCAGGTGCTCGCCCACGTGGTGTCGCGCGAGCTCGACGTGCGGCAGGTGCTGCACAAGGTGGTGCTGGGAGAGGCGGACGCGGCGTTCGTGTATGGCACCGACGCGCGCAGCGCGGGCGCGCGCGTCGCGGTCGTGCGGGTGCCCCCCGAGCTCGCCGTGACGGCCACGTACCCCATCGCGCGGGTGTCGAACGGCGCCGCGCCCGACCTCGCCTCGGCGTTCGTCGCGCTGGTGCTCTCGGAGCAGGGGCAGGCGTCGCTCACCGAAGCGGGCTTCGTCGCCGCCGCGACTGCGCCGAACGCGGAGGGCACGCCATGA
- the modB gene encoding molybdate ABC transporter permease subunit yields MSPRTLHAQRVGLGLLGGALIVFLLLPLVALVLGTPPRDLSAGLRHPLVWPALRLSLLTTSVSLALTTALGTPLAWMLARADSRASRALESALQLPIVIPPSVAGVAMLFAFGRRGLLAGWLYPAGWSVAFTTGAVVLAQVFVSAPFYVQAAVSAFRRVDERVLAVARTLGATPLRVFSRVAVPLALRGLVAGAALAWARALGEFGATLMFAGNLEGRTQTLPLAIYGALETDMRAAQALSVVLVVVSLLLLLGVRGVLQRVEEHRRSGR; encoded by the coding sequence ATGAGCCCGAGGACGCTGCACGCACAGCGCGTCGGCCTTGGGCTGCTCGGCGGGGCGCTGATCGTGTTCCTGCTGCTGCCGCTGGTGGCGCTGGTCCTCGGAACCCCGCCGCGTGATCTCTCCGCGGGGTTGCGGCACCCCCTAGTGTGGCCCGCGCTGCGGCTCAGCCTCCTGACCACCAGCGTGAGCCTCGCCCTCACCACCGCGCTCGGTACGCCTCTCGCCTGGATGCTCGCACGGGCGGACAGCCGCGCCTCACGCGCGCTCGAGAGCGCGCTGCAGCTGCCCATCGTCATCCCACCCAGCGTCGCGGGCGTGGCCATGCTGTTCGCGTTCGGCCGACGCGGACTGCTCGCGGGCTGGCTCTACCCCGCGGGCTGGTCGGTCGCGTTCACCACGGGCGCGGTCGTCCTGGCGCAGGTGTTCGTGAGCGCCCCCTTCTACGTCCAAGCCGCGGTGAGCGCCTTTCGGCGGGTGGACGAGCGTGTGCTGGCGGTGGCGCGCACCCTGGGCGCGACGCCGCTGCGCGTCTTCTCCCGCGTGGCCGTGCCGCTCGCGCTCCGTGGCCTGGTCGCGGGTGCCGCGCTCGCGTGGGCTCGCGCGCTGGGCGAGTTCGGCGCCACGCTCATGTTCGCTGGCAACCTCGAGGGGCGCACACAGACGCTGCCGCTTGCGATCTACGGCGCGCTCGAGACCGACATGCGCGCCGCCCAGGCCCTGTCGGTGGTGCTGGTGGTGGTGTCGCTGCTGCTGTTGCTCGGGGTGCGGGGGGTGCTGCAGCGGGTGGAAGAGCACAGGAGGAGCGGGCGATGA
- a CDS encoding ATP-binding cassette domain-containing protein: MTVHRAPANVPEPPRATLVASVAARVGPLRLEVALDTAEGPLVIVGPNGAGKSSLLAALLGLLPETRGRVTVGGRVLLDTDAGVDVPVEQRRLAYVPQDFALFPHLDVRANVDFALRCAPERLSRSRRDERVAQLLVQFGLEEFGARRVQTLSGGERQRVALARALAGSPEALLLDEPLSALDVHARREVRGVLTSRLAQLDLPTLVVTHDAADAQALGGHVLVLEAGHVSQRGTWEELRAAPATPFVAELVGASGAYATSD; encoded by the coding sequence ATGACCGTCCACCGCGCGCCTGCGAACGTCCCCGAGCCACCACGGGCCACCTTGGTGGCGAGCGTCGCGGCACGCGTGGGGCCCCTGCGCTTGGAGGTCGCGCTGGACACGGCCGAGGGACCGCTGGTGATCGTGGGCCCGAACGGCGCGGGCAAGAGCAGCCTGCTGGCCGCGCTGCTGGGTCTCCTACCGGAGACACGTGGACGCGTCACCGTGGGGGGGCGCGTGCTGCTCGACACCGACGCAGGGGTGGACGTCCCCGTGGAGCAGCGGCGGCTCGCGTACGTGCCCCAGGACTTCGCGCTGTTCCCGCACCTCGACGTGCGCGCCAACGTGGACTTCGCGCTGCGCTGTGCGCCAGAGCGCCTGAGCCGTTCTCGACGGGATGAGCGGGTGGCGCAGCTGCTGGTGCAGTTCGGCCTCGAGGAGTTCGGCGCGCGGCGCGTCCAGACCCTGTCGGGAGGCGAGCGGCAGCGTGTCGCTCTGGCACGGGCGCTCGCGGGCTCCCCCGAGGCGCTGCTGCTCGACGAGCCCCTCTCGGCGCTCGACGTACACGCGCGACGTGAGGTGCGCGGTGTCCTCACGTCGCGCCTGGCCCAGCTCGACCTGCCCACGTTGGTCGTGACGCATGACGCAGCGGACGCTCAGGCCCTCGGGGGGCACGTGCTGGTCCTGGAGGCCGGCCACGTCAGCCAGCGAGGGACGTGGGAGGAGCTGAGGGCAGCGCCTGCCACCCCATTCGTCGCGGAGTTGGTGGGTGCGAGCGGCGCGTACGCGACAAGCGACTAG
- a CDS encoding heme-binding domain-containing protein: MTPPKTPRTKRALLGALLTFGLIQLVPYGRDHENPPMGAEPAWDSPRTRELFMTACGDCHSHATVWPWYTHIAPASWLVMHDVMEGREHFNVSGWPDGARHADDAAEEYAEGEMPPGLYTPLHPEAELGAADREALLTGLRATFGGGSEHH; the protein is encoded by the coding sequence ATGACACCCCCCAAGACCCCCCGGACCAAGCGCGCGCTGCTCGGCGCGCTGTTGACGTTCGGGCTGATCCAGCTCGTGCCCTACGGGCGCGACCACGAGAACCCGCCCATGGGCGCGGAGCCGGCGTGGGACAGCCCGCGAACCCGCGAGCTGTTCATGACGGCCTGCGGTGACTGCCACAGCCACGCAACGGTCTGGCCCTGGTACACGCACATCGCCCCCGCATCTTGGCTGGTGATGCACGACGTGATGGAGGGCCGCGAGCACTTCAACGTGTCAGGGTGGCCAGACGGCGCACGCCACGCGGACGACGCCGCCGAAGAGTACGCCGAGGGGGAGATGCCCCCGGGGTTGTACACGCCGCTGCACCCGGAGGCCGAGCTGGGAGCCGCCGACCGTGAAGCGCTGCTCACGGGGCTCCGAGCGACGTTCGGAGGGGGCTCGGAGCACCACTGA
- a CDS encoding MarR family transcriptional regulator: protein MPRPLRRPLVLLLNQAQQALMRRLNAESVARFDVTVPQLSALFQLAREDGARLTDLSAALGLDNAAVTRLAERLERKQLARRQPCPEDARTKRLHLLPLGRERVQQGLAVLGEVRGPMERGFTEPELDTIERFLRQVITFANEETTP from the coding sequence GTGCCGAGACCACTCCGTCGTCCGCTGGTGCTGCTGCTCAACCAGGCCCAACAGGCCCTGATGCGGCGCCTGAACGCCGAGTCGGTGGCGCGCTTCGACGTCACGGTGCCGCAGCTCTCGGCGCTGTTCCAGCTCGCGCGGGAGGACGGCGCGCGCCTGACCGACCTCAGCGCTGCGCTGGGACTGGACAACGCGGCGGTCACCCGACTGGCGGAGCGCCTCGAGCGCAAGCAGCTGGCGCGACGGCAGCCGTGCCCGGAGGACGCGCGGACGAAGCGACTGCACCTCTTGCCCCTGGGGCGCGAGCGGGTGCAGCAGGGGCTGGCCGTCCTAGGTGAGGTGCGCGGCCCGATGGAGCGAGGCTTCACCGAACCAGAGCTAGACACCATCGAGCGCTTCCTGCGCCAGGTCATCACATTCGCCAACGAGGAGACCACCCCATGA
- a CDS encoding DUF4442 domain-containing protein produces the protein MSPSAAKPNALAKRFATFSGTALGRWAFSQAVVQAAPYFASIAPRFERLEPGYARVLMKNRRAVHNHIGTVHAIAMCNAAELVMGTCMEASLDPSLC, from the coding sequence ATGAGTCCGTCCGCCGCCAAGCCCAACGCGCTCGCCAAGCGCTTCGCCACCTTCTCCGGGACCGCGCTGGGGCGCTGGGCCTTCAGCCAAGCCGTGGTGCAGGCTGCACCCTACTTCGCGTCCATCGCGCCGCGCTTCGAGCGGCTGGAGCCGGGCTACGCGCGCGTGCTGATGAAGAACCGACGCGCCGTGCACAACCACATCGGCACGGTGCATGCCATCGCCATGTGCAACGCGGCCGAGTTGGTGATGGGTACGTGCATGGAGGCCTCGCTCGACCCCTCGCTGTGCTGA
- a CDS encoding 3-isopropylmalate dehydratase codes for MPRDAITLKGRVLYLTEDVEWIRRQLAGEDLHWPLEHALRGAISTDEITPGWVCFHYDETLGRYCLVGLAGDAITQDAIRDGGFDVIVSGRSKGCGSSRETAPFSELAAGVRVIVAESIEKIYGQNCQNIGLLTTTDFGVLTRLEAGETVPIDAFTEGLDPISADIVRAGGLFAYNRARLAGEIAPPAITTAPRAMTMVEKILARHAVVDAAHGQLGVAAVQPGDALFARADLRFAHEYVTPMADALFRAALGPDARVRAKESVVLFRDHLTFIGDVMPAARVAQGLLDKANGLATTQAEFAGRHQLRLYGESPRGGSQAICHNAVVEDLALPGQVVIGTDSHTCMAGVLGCFAFGVGSTDMANAWFTEDVRVRVPETVRVTLRSTLPPGTTAKDVMLRLLAMPFFRTSQGIGKVLEFTGEGVYAMTLDERATLTNMAVEAGGFTGIIAADELVVQALSRSRGLTPDAVRALCVTSDPGARYAHELELDLAQLRPMVASPGDPRNGRAIDELDAPVPIQIAYGGSCTGGKAHDMDLYASVFRDALARGERVAPGVACFIQYGSESIRAYAEAQGYDALFREVGATVIAPSCGACINAGPGASKDASTVTISAQNRNFPGRSGPGDVWLASPLSVAASAIAGRVVSA; via the coding sequence GTGCCGCGCGACGCCATCACTCTCAAGGGTCGAGTCCTGTACCTGACGGAAGACGTGGAGTGGATCCGTCGCCAGCTCGCCGGGGAAGACCTCCACTGGCCCCTCGAGCACGCGCTGCGTGGGGCCATCTCCACCGACGAGATCACCCCCGGTTGGGTGTGCTTCCACTACGACGAGACCCTCGGGCGCTACTGCCTCGTGGGTCTCGCGGGTGACGCCATCACGCAGGACGCCATCCGCGACGGAGGCTTCGACGTCATCGTCAGCGGTCGCAGCAAGGGCTGCGGATCGTCGCGGGAGACCGCGCCATTCTCCGAACTCGCTGCCGGGGTGCGCGTGATCGTGGCCGAGAGCATCGAAAAGATCTACGGGCAGAACTGCCAGAACATTGGGTTGCTCACCACCACCGACTTCGGCGTGCTGACGCGGCTCGAGGCGGGGGAGACCGTGCCCATCGACGCGTTCACCGAGGGGCTCGATCCCATCAGCGCCGACATCGTTCGGGCGGGTGGGTTGTTCGCCTACAACCGCGCGCGGCTCGCCGGCGAGATCGCCCCGCCCGCGATCACCACGGCGCCGCGCGCCATGACCATGGTGGAGAAGATCCTGGCGCGCCACGCGGTGGTCGATGCCGCCCACGGGCAGCTGGGGGTCGCCGCCGTGCAGCCGGGTGACGCGCTCTTCGCCCGGGCCGATCTCCGCTTCGCGCACGAGTACGTGACGCCCATGGCCGACGCGCTGTTCCGCGCCGCCCTCGGACCAGACGCCAGGGTGCGCGCGAAGGAGAGCGTGGTGCTCTTCCGCGACCACTTGACGTTCATCGGCGACGTCATGCCGGCGGCGCGCGTGGCGCAGGGGCTGCTCGACAAGGCCAACGGGCTCGCCACCACCCAGGCCGAATTCGCGGGGCGTCATCAGTTGAGGCTCTACGGCGAGAGCCCCCGCGGCGGCTCGCAGGCCATCTGCCACAACGCGGTGGTGGAGGACTTGGCGCTGCCGGGTCAGGTGGTCATCGGCACGGACAGTCACACCTGCATGGCCGGCGTGCTGGGGTGCTTCGCGTTCGGCGTGGGCTCCACCGACATGGCGAACGCGTGGTTCACGGAGGACGTGCGCGTGCGCGTGCCCGAGACGGTGCGCGTCACGCTGCGCTCCACGCTGCCGCCGGGCACCACCGCCAAGGACGTCATGCTGCGCCTCTTGGCGATGCCGTTCTTCCGCACCAGCCAGGGCATTGGCAAGGTGCTCGAATTCACGGGCGAGGGCGTCTACGCGATGACGCTCGACGAGCGCGCTACGCTGACCAACATGGCCGTCGAGGCGGGCGGGTTCACCGGCATCATCGCCGCCGACGAGCTGGTGGTGCAGGCCCTGTCGCGCTCGCGAGGACTCACGCCGGACGCCGTGCGGGCGCTGTGCGTCACGAGCGACCCGGGCGCGCGCTACGCCCACGAGCTCGAGCTCGACCTCGCCCAGCTGCGGCCCATGGTCGCGAGCCCCGGCGACCCCCGCAACGGCCGCGCCATCGACGAGCTCGACGCGCCGGTGCCGATCCAGATCGCGTACGGTGGCTCCTGCACGGGCGGCAAGGCGCACGACATGGATCTCTACGCCAGCGTCTTCCGCGACGCGCTCGCTCGCGGAGAGCGGGTGGCGCCCGGGGTCGCGTGCTTCATCCAGTACGGGAGCGAGAGCATCCGCGCCTACGCCGAGGCCCAAGGCTACGACGCGCTGTTCCGCGAGGTGGGGGCGACCGTCATCGCGCCCAGCTGCGGGGCGTGCATCAACGCGGGGCCGGGCGCCTCGAAGGACGCCTCCACGGTCACCATCAGCGCGCAGAACCGGAACTTCCCGGGGCGCAGCGGGCCAGGGGACGTGTGGCTGGCCAGCCCGCTCAGTGTCGCCGCGAGCGCCATCGCGGGGCGCGTCGTCTCCGCGTGA
- a CDS encoding response regulator, with translation MSNHSDIDSAASVIDDVDNALREGQLLVLELIAAGDTREGVLATLCTLVQRFAPQGRALILVAREDAAGVEVGAAPSFEARTLEGSMLLARIAQQVFDNPTTITQMDVPSWLAGDACAAEAADLGITSLLAVPVRGPESKPLGLFVLTSSEGGPLPAVASELVHEYCALASVTIRNDQRERSLLRSQEAIREAQRIGRFGDLTLTVGSGHMTWSEQTYQLYGLPTSGPVPSVPAFVALHLPPGQEVLARALRGDGPANVDVEVEVDLPNGQRAHHSFLLSRIRTAGAQLRLTGTVQDITERKRTENALQQAQRLESLGLLAGGIAHDFNNLLAALLAHVNLMQRRLPSDSPAASSLTAIDGIVQRATDLTRQMLTYAGRSKVRQELVDIDALVSDMTGLLAAAMPGAVEVVLELHAANLAIQGDPAQLQQVVMNLVTNAVDAIGEERGRVTVRTYTTLYESAAIHARFPEQDVSEGEFIVLEVEDTGVGMSPATLAKMFDPFFTTKRSGRGLGMSAVRGILSNHGAGVQIESALGEGTLMRVAFPIEGVDKPARMERYSTAPPQAAGCLLFAEDEAAVRDACAAALVESGYQVVVAADGAEALRLFEQAPGRFRAVLSDLRMPRLNGCELFERVRRLRPDVPFILCTGYGDSAELDGVNDARRTVVLEKPLRIEDLVVTIERLSPSTE, from the coding sequence TTGTCCAACCACAGCGACATCGACTCGGCGGCGAGTGTCATCGACGACGTAGACAACGCGCTGCGCGAGGGGCAGCTGCTCGTCCTCGAGCTGATCGCGGCGGGCGATACGCGCGAAGGTGTGCTGGCGACCCTGTGCACCCTGGTGCAGCGCTTCGCTCCGCAGGGTCGAGCGCTCATCCTGGTGGCGCGTGAGGACGCCGCCGGCGTCGAGGTCGGGGCAGCGCCGTCGTTCGAGGCGCGGACCCTCGAAGGGTCCATGCTGCTCGCGCGCATCGCGCAGCAAGTGTTCGACAACCCCACGACCATCACGCAGATGGACGTGCCCAGCTGGTTGGCGGGGGACGCTTGCGCCGCGGAGGCCGCGGACCTCGGCATCACGTCGCTGCTCGCCGTGCCGGTGCGGGGGCCCGAGAGCAAGCCCCTTGGGCTCTTCGTCCTCACCAGCTCGGAGGGGGGGCCGCTGCCCGCAGTGGCCTCCGAGCTCGTGCACGAGTATTGCGCCCTGGCCAGCGTCACCATCCGCAACGATCAGCGCGAGCGCTCGCTCTTGCGTAGCCAAGAAGCCATCCGCGAGGCACAGCGCATCGGGCGTTTCGGGGACTTGACGCTGACGGTTGGCAGCGGGCACATGACGTGGTCCGAGCAGACGTATCAGCTTTACGGCTTGCCCACCTCGGGGCCGGTCCCGAGCGTCCCTGCGTTCGTCGCGCTTCACCTGCCTCCGGGTCAGGAGGTGCTGGCGCGGGCGCTGCGCGGCGACGGCCCCGCCAACGTGGACGTCGAGGTCGAGGTGGACCTCCCCAACGGGCAGCGCGCACACCACAGCTTCCTGCTGTCCCGTATCCGCACGGCGGGCGCACAGCTGCGCCTGACCGGCACCGTGCAGGACATCACCGAGCGCAAGCGCACGGAGAACGCGCTGCAGCAGGCCCAGCGCCTCGAGAGCCTCGGCCTGTTGGCCGGGGGCATCGCCCACGACTTCAACAACCTGCTCGCGGCCCTGCTGGCGCACGTGAACCTCATGCAGCGGCGGCTCCCCAGCGACTCGCCGGCGGCCTCTTCGCTGACCGCCATCGACGGCATCGTCCAGCGCGCGACCGACCTCACCCGCCAGATGCTCACCTATGCAGGGCGCTCGAAGGTGCGTCAGGAGCTGGTGGACATCGACGCGCTGGTGAGCGACATGACGGGGCTGCTCGCGGCCGCGATGCCGGGCGCCGTCGAGGTGGTGTTGGAGTTGCACGCCGCGAACCTCGCCATCCAGGGCGACCCGGCGCAGCTGCAGCAGGTGGTCATGAACCTGGTCACCAACGCGGTCGACGCCATCGGGGAAGAGCGCGGGCGCGTCACGGTCCGCACCTACACCACCCTCTACGAATCGGCGGCCATCCACGCGCGCTTCCCAGAACAGGATGTGTCGGAGGGCGAGTTCATCGTGCTCGAGGTGGAGGACACGGGCGTGGGCATGTCCCCCGCGACGTTGGCGAAGATGTTCGATCCGTTCTTCACCACGAAGCGCTCGGGCCGTGGGCTCGGCATGAGCGCCGTGCGTGGCATTCTCAGCAATCATGGCGCCGGCGTGCAGATCGAGAGCGCGTTGGGCGAGGGCACGCTCATGCGTGTCGCGTTCCCCATCGAGGGGGTCGACAAGCCCGCCCGCATGGAGCGCTACTCCACGGCGCCACCGCAGGCCGCTGGGTGCCTGCTCTTCGCGGAGGACGAGGCTGCGGTGCGCGACGCGTGCGCCGCGGCGCTCGTCGAGTCCGGCTACCAGGTGGTGGTCGCCGCCGACGGTGCCGAGGCGCTCCGCCTCTTCGAGCAGGCTCCTGGGCGCTTCCGCGCCGTGTTGTCGGACCTGCGCATGCCTCGCCTGAACGGGTGTGAGCTGTTCGAGAGGGTGCGCCGCCTGCGGCCAGACGTGCCCTTCATCCTCTGCACGGGCTACGGCGACTCGGCCGAGCTGGACGGGGTCAACGACGCGCGGCGCACGGTGGTGCTCGAGAAGCCGCTCCGCATCGAAGACCTGGTGGTGACGATCGAGCGCCTGAGTCCGTCGACCGAGTGA
- a CDS encoding 2,3-bisphosphoglycerate-independent phosphoglycerate mutase: MTDFRLRPHPQFAGVPGPVLTVVMDGVGIGRHDEGDAVHLAHTPVLDALAASPLTTTLRAHGLSVGLPSDDDMGNSEVGHNALGAGRVFDQGAKRVQQAIASGELFEGPVWRELTERVRSTGQALHFVGLLSDGNVHSHQDHLVAMLKRCHADGVTQVRVHVLLDGRDVPETSALEYLEPLEALLSELSAQPQRDYRIASGGGRMVVTMDRYEADWDMVARGYALHVRGEGRGFRSAREAVLTLRDESPGVIDQNLPGFVVVDTDGAPVGPMRDGCAVVLFNFRGDRAIEFTRALTETSFHAFERGPLPDLLFAGMMQYDGDLHLPERFLVDPPAIDATLGEYLARNRVPQFACSETQKFGHVTYFWNGNRSGCFDAQYERYVEIPSDRLPFEQRPWMKAAEITDATIQALLDGKLRAGRINYANGDMVGHTGHRDAAITAVQVVDLCLSRLLPVIRKLQGALIVTADHGNADEMFELDKKTGAFKADASGRRAAKTSHTLNPVPCHIYAPVLGGVNGLRVADVGAAGLANVAATSLFLLGLERPEAFEPSLLTIA, translated from the coding sequence ATGACCGACTTCCGCTTGCGCCCCCACCCCCAGTTCGCCGGCGTCCCCGGCCCCGTGCTGACCGTCGTCATGGACGGCGTCGGGATCGGGCGGCACGACGAGGGAGACGCGGTTCACCTGGCCCACACGCCTGTGCTCGACGCGCTGGCCGCTTCGCCACTGACGACCACCTTGCGCGCGCACGGGCTGAGCGTGGGGCTGCCCAGCGACGACGACATGGGCAACAGCGAGGTGGGGCACAATGCGCTCGGCGCTGGCCGCGTGTTCGACCAGGGGGCCAAGCGCGTCCAGCAGGCCATCGCATCGGGGGAGCTGTTCGAGGGTCCCGTGTGGCGCGAGCTGACCGAGCGCGTGCGCAGCACGGGCCAGGCGCTGCACTTCGTAGGGCTGCTGAGCGACGGCAACGTCCACAGCCACCAAGACCACCTGGTGGCCATGCTGAAGCGCTGTCACGCGGACGGGGTCACCCAGGTGCGCGTGCACGTCCTGCTCGACGGCCGCGACGTCCCCGAGACCAGCGCCCTCGAATACCTCGAGCCGCTCGAGGCGCTGCTGAGTGAGCTCTCGGCTCAGCCCCAGCGTGACTACCGCATCGCGTCGGGGGGCGGGCGCATGGTGGTCACCATGGACCGCTACGAGGCCGACTGGGACATGGTCGCCCGCGGCTACGCCCTGCACGTTCGCGGCGAGGGACGCGGCTTCCGCAGCGCGCGGGAGGCGGTGCTCACGCTGCGCGACGAGAGCCCGGGCGTGATCGACCAGAACCTGCCGGGCTTCGTGGTGGTGGACACGGATGGCGCGCCCGTGGGCCCGATGCGCGACGGCTGCGCGGTGGTGCTCTTCAACTTCCGGGGAGACCGCGCGATCGAGTTCACGCGCGCCCTGACCGAGACCTCGTTCCACGCGTTCGAGCGCGGGCCCCTGCCGGACCTGCTGTTCGCCGGGATGATGCAGTACGACGGGGACCTGCACCTGCCGGAGCGCTTCCTGGTAGACCCGCCCGCCATCGACGCGACCCTGGGCGAATACCTGGCGCGCAACCGGGTGCCGCAGTTCGCGTGCAGCGAGACGCAGAAGTTCGGGCACGTGACCTACTTCTGGAACGGCAACCGCAGCGGCTGCTTCGACGCGCAGTACGAGCGCTACGTGGAGATACCCAGCGACCGCCTGCCGTTCGAGCAGCGCCCCTGGATGAAGGCGGCGGAGATCACCGACGCCACCATCCAGGCTCTGCTGGACGGCAAGCTGCGCGCCGGGCGCATCAACTACGCGAACGGCGACATGGTGGGCCACACCGGCCACCGGGACGCGGCCATCACGGCGGTCCAGGTGGTGGACCTGTGCCTCTCGCGCCTGCTGCCCGTGATCCGCAAGCTGCAGGGGGCGCTGATCGTGACGGCGGACCACGGCAACGCGGACGAGATGTTCGAGCTGGACAAGAAGACGGGCGCGTTCAAGGCCGACGCGAGCGGTCGCCGCGCCGCGAAGACCAGCCACACGCTCAACCCCGTGCCGTGTCACATCTACGCCCCCGTTCTCGGTGGCGTGAATGGCCTGCGGGTGGCCGACGTCGGTGCCGCAGGCCTCGCCAACGTAGCCGCCACCAGCCTCTTCTTGCTGGGCCTCGAGCGCCCCGAGGCGTTCGAGCCTTCCCTCCTCACCATCGCTTGA
- a CDS encoding methyltransferase, translating into MTNEVDTSALRPEDGDDEDARALGDPVDDPLTDDALTGGFRVWQRKRGHRYSIDDVLTAQRACLARPDAQRYVDIGCGLGSVLLMVAYKLPRARAVGVEAQAVSHALACRNVLRNGQGERISVLRGDLRDLRDGAPRALVLSSFAGGREGAELVSGTPPYMPVGTSTPSPDSQRRYARVELRGGVEDYLATMGALLAPGGRAVVCCDARTPERALAGAVAAGLTPLERLDAIPREGASALFSVWTLARRADVPDRPHVHDRFVARDAHGQRTPAYRALRSFFDLDPRPPT; encoded by the coding sequence GTGACCAACGAGGTCGACACGAGCGCGCTGCGGCCCGAAGACGGCGACGACGAAGACGCACGCGCGCTGGGTGACCCCGTCGACGATCCGCTCACGGACGACGCGCTCACGGGCGGCTTTCGTGTCTGGCAGCGCAAGCGCGGCCACCGCTACTCGATCGACGACGTGCTGACCGCCCAGCGGGCGTGCCTCGCGCGACCGGACGCACAGCGGTACGTGGACATCGGCTGTGGATTGGGCTCGGTGCTCCTGATGGTGGCGTACAAGCTGCCGAGGGCACGCGCCGTGGGTGTGGAGGCGCAGGCCGTCTCCCATGCGCTGGCGTGCCGCAACGTGCTCCGCAACGGTCAGGGTGAGCGCATCAGCGTCCTCCGCGGTGACCTGCGCGACCTGCGCGATGGGGCGCCGCGAGCGCTGGTCCTCTCCTCGTTCGCCGGAGGTCGTGAGGGCGCGGAGCTGGTCTCCGGGACCCCACCCTACATGCCGGTTGGCACCTCCACGCCCTCCCCGGACAGCCAGAGACGCTATGCGCGGGTCGAGCTGCGCGGGGGTGTCGAGGACTACCTCGCGACCATGGGGGCGCTCCTGGCGCCGGGTGGACGCGCCGTGGTGTGCTGCGATGCGCGCACCCCCGAGCGGGCCCTGGCGGGGGCCGTGGCCGCTGGGCTGACACCCCTCGAGCGCCTCGACGCGATCCCGCGGGAGGGCGCGTCGGCGCTGTTCAGTGTATGGACCCTGGCGCGGCGAGCCGACGTTCCGGACAGGCCCCACGTGCACGACCGCTTCGTCGCCCGAGACGCGCACGGACAGCGCACTCCGGCCTATCGCGCGCTACGCTCCTTCTTCGACCTCGATCCCCGGCCCCCAACATGA